Proteins from a genomic interval of Quercus lobata isolate SW786 chromosome 11, ValleyOak3.0 Primary Assembly, whole genome shotgun sequence:
- the LOC115969622 gene encoding UDP-rhamnose/UDP-galactose transporter 2-like, producing the protein MEKERKSSSVNVVVSDVGAWGMNIISSVGIIMANKQLMSPSGFAFAFATTLSGFHFSVTALVGLVSNAAGYSASKHVPMWELLWFSIVANMSISGMNFSLMLNSVGFYQISKLSMIPVVCVMEWILHGKHYSKEVKMAVTVVVVGVGICTVTDMNVNAKGFLCACVAILSTSFQQISIGSLQKKYSVSSFELLSKTAPIQALSLLILGPVIDYYLTGKLLSNYKLSSGAFFFILLSCSLALFCNVSQYLCIGRFSAVSFQVLGHMKTVCVLTLGWLLFDSELTLKNILGVVLAVVGMVVYSSAVEVEKKANSKIIPGKESLSEEDSQLLKEDNGESGVNDVELGKSIG; encoded by the exons ATGGAGAAGGAGAGAAAATCATCGTCTGTAAATGTAGTAGTGTCGGATGTAGGAGCATGGGGTATGAACATAATAAGCTCAGTGGGCATTATCATGGCCAACAAGCAGCTTATGTCCCCATCCGGTTTTGCTTTTGCCTTTG CAACTACTTTAAGTGGTTTCCACTTTTCCGTGACCGCATTGGTCGGTTTGGTGTCAAATGCTGCCGGTTACTCTGCATCAAAGCATGTCCCTATGTGGGAGCTTCTTTGGTTCTCAATTGTTGCAAATATGTCAATCTCAGGAATGAACTTCAGCCTCATGCTGAACTCTGTTGGATTTTACCAG ATTTCAAAGTTGAGCATGATTCCTGTGGTTTGTGTGATGGAATGGATTCTTCATGGAAAACACTATTCAAAGGAAGTTAAGATGGCTGTCACAGTGGTTGTCGTCGGTGTGGGCATCTGTACAGTGACTGACATGAATGTCAATGCAAAAGGCTTTCTCTGTGCCTGTGTGGCAATATTGTCTACATCCTTTCAACAAATt TCGATTGGTTCCTTACAGAAGAAGTACTCCGTGAGCTCTTTTGAATTGCTGAGTAAGACAGCTCCAATACAAGCTCTCTCCCTTCTCATTCTTGGTCCAGTCATTGATTATTACCTTACCGGAAAACTTTTATCAAATTATAAGTTGTCATCAGGCGCATTT TTTTTCATACTACTCTCTTGCTCTCTGGCTTTGTTCTGCAATGTGAGTCAATATCTCTGCATTGGACGCTTCTCTGCCGTCTCTTTCCAGGTTTTGGGCCACATGAAAACAGTATGTGTCTTGACATTGGGATGGCTACTCTTTGATTCAGAGTTGACTCTGAAAAACATACTTGGTGTGGTTCTCGCTGTTGTTGGCATGGTAGTGTATAGTTCGGCAGTTGAGGTTGAGAAGAAAGCTAATTCTAAGATTATTCCTGGGAAAGAAAGTCTGTCAGAAGAGGATTCACAACTGTTGAAGGAGGACAATGGGGAGAGTGGAGTGAACGATGTAGAGCTTGGCAAGTCTATAGGATAG